A stretch of DNA from Synechococcus sp. MU1617:
GGGAGGTGAGGCCTGCGGGCTTGTCGATCACCACGAAGCCGAAGGGGCCGTTCACCGGAGCTGGAGCGGGATGCCCTGACTGTTGCATTCCGGCGGCTGCGTAGGTTGGCCGCGCCCTGAAGCCCATCCATGCCCCAGCTCCGCAGCAGCACGGATGTGGACGTCTCCGCTTTCCTGGCGGACGGTTTGGGCATCAAGCAACACCTCAGCCGTTATCTCGACCTGACGCTGGAACAGCTCGAGCAGCGTCTGCCCAGCAGCACCGACGACCTGGCGGACTTGCACCCGGGTGCGTTCCGGCCGGAGGACGCCACCGCCTTCTATGAGGACACGGTGGGAACGGGGCACCTGCTGGAGCTGGCGGCCTGGCATCTCTCCAGTGCGGACTACATCGCGGACACGCTGCGGCTTCAGGGCATGGCGGTGCAGGGCCAGGTGCTGGATTTCGGTGGTGGCATCGGCACCCATGCCCTCTCGGCTGCGGCGCTGCCGGGGGTCGATCACGTCTGGTTTGTTGATCTCAATCCCCACAACCAGGCTTTTGTTCAGCAACGGGCGCAAAGCCTGGGGCTGGCGGACAAGCTCTCGGTCCATCGCGACCTCAGCAGCACGGGCGATGTGCGTTTCGATGCGGTGGTCTGCCTCGATGTGCTGGAACACCTGCCGGATCCCTCGGCGCAGTTGCTGGAGTTTCACCAGCGGATGGCCCCCGGGGCCATCGCTCTTCTGAACTGGTACTTCTTCAAAGGGCATCAGGGCGAGTACCCCTTCCATTTCGATGATCCGGCCCTGGTGGATGGGTTTTTCCGCACCCTGCAGGTCCAGTTCCTGGAGGTGTTTCACCCCCTGTTGATCACGGCCCGGCTGTACCGGCGTTCCTGAGGCTGCGACAACAAAAGCTGCCAACAAAAAAGCCCCGGTGCCAGCTGGCACCGGGGCTTTGGATTGGTGTTGGCCTCGAAACTCAGATCGCTGCTGTGATGTTGATGCGCTTGCGGTTGCGCAGGCCGCGGCGGATCGATTCGAACTTCACGATCCCATCGGTCAGAGCAAACAGGGTGTCGTCCTTGCCTTTGCCGACATTGACGCCGGGCAGAACGGAGGTGCCGCGCTGGCGGATCAGGATGGATCCGGCGGTGACGGTTTCGCCGCCGTAGGCCTTCACACCCAGGCGTTTGGCGTTCGAGTCGCGGCCGTTACGGGTTGAGCCTGTGCCTTTTTTATGTGCCATGAGAAGAGATGCTGGTGGGGCGGTTGATGGAGCGAGGGGGGGAGGTCAGCTGATGGCCTTGCCGCCCACGGAGATGGACTCAACCATCACCCGGGTGAGTTCCTGCCGGTGACCATTCTTGCGGCGGGTTTTCTTTTTTGGGCGCATCTTGTAAACGATCACCTTGGGGCCGCGGCGATGGGCCATCACCTTGAGCGACACGGTGGCGTCTTTGACGTAGGGCTGGCCGAGGGTGGTGCCCTTGCCGTCCTTCACCAGGAGAACGTTCTCAAGCTTGATGGTGTCGTCCACCTCGGCCTGAAGCCGATCGATGTCGTAATAGCGGTTGGGCTGCAGCCAGATCTGGGTGCCCGACGCCTCAACGATGGCGTAGGTCCCGCTCTGTTCCGCGGCTGGTTTGGTGTCGGCCATAAGGTGAAAAGACGCGTTCAGGCTCGGCGAACCGATTTAGGCCTGACCCGCAATCGAAAGACAAACAAAGATCTTCGTCTCTGACGCGCCCCATCGTCAAGATTCAGATGTTTCGACGTTGCGGATGTACGGATGGCCAGGCCGGCCCTCACTGTTGCTCTCGTGCTGGCCAGCCCAGCTTTGGTGGAGGCCTGCCGCCCATGGCTGCCGGCCAACCGCTACGAGTCTGTTGTACTGACTGTCGATCCTGGGGAGACCCTGGCGTCTGTTCTCGGCCCCAGGCAGGAGGATTTTGACGCTGTGGTGCTCGAGCAGAGCCTGCTTGATGCTGAGGCCAAGGAGCAATTACTGGCGGCGGGTCTGCTCTTCCCCGCCGTGATCGTTGGGGATCTGAAGGGGCAGGTGGACTACCACCCTGAGGAGTTGCATCTGCCCGACGACCAGCTGGCCCAGCTGGGATACAACGTGGACGCGGCGATTTCTCGCTTTCTGCGCCAAGGCCGCGCCGATGGACGTCAGGACGACAGCAGCTCTTCATCCCGCGCCGTCAGCAACCTCTCCCAACGCCTTCAGGAACGGCTTGGCTATCTAGGGGTCTTTTACAAGCGAGATCCATCCCGCTTCCTGGGCAGCTTGCCCCCCGAGGAACGCCGGGATCTGCTGCTGTCCCTCCAACGTACCTATCGGGACCTGCTGGCGAGTTATTTCAGCGATCCGGCCGCTGCCAATCAGGCCTTGGAAAGCTTTGTGAACACCGCTTTTTTCAGTGATCTGCCGATCACCCGCACCGTTGAGATCCACGTGGATCTGATCGATGAATTCTGGAAACAACTGAGTTTGGAGGGCCACAAACATGACTTTCTTCAGGATTACCGCCTTGCGCTTCTCGACGTAATGGCCCATCTGTGTGAGATGTACCGGCGTTCCATTCCGCCGGACTTTCCTCTATCGGGCACGGCCTCCAGCCGTGTACGTCGCCCGATGGATCAGCTCGATGCCTCGGAGGAGTCGTCATGAGTCCCCGCAAGACCTACATCCTCAAGCTCTACGTGGCGGGCAACACGCCCAACTCGATGCGGGCGCTGAAAACCTTGCGCAACATCCTTGAAACCGAATTTCGGGGCGTCTATGCCCTGAAGGTGATTGATGTGTTGAAAAATCCCCAATTGGCGGAGGAGGACAAAATTTTGGCAACGCCAACGTTGTCCAAGATTCTTCCCCCGCCGGTGCGCCGCATCATTGGTGATCTCTCGGATCGGGAACGGGTTTTGATCGGTCTCGATCTTCTCTACGACGAGCTGTCCGACACGGCCCTCAACTCGAGTGTCATCGACGCTGTCGATGAGGAGACCGACACGACGATCACGTCGGATCCTTAAGCGACATGGTGCTCTCAAGCATGGTTTGTTTCCTGCTCTCTACCGTCAAGTCATAGGTCTTTGCTATGCAGTTCCCTCCGACCAGCGGTCAGCCTCAGATGCAGGTGCAAAAGCTCCCGACGGGGATCGAGGGCTTTGATGATGTGTGCCAGGGCGGCCTACCGATCGGCCGCAGCACGCTGATCAGCGGCACGTCCGGCACCGGAAAGACGGTGTTCTCGCTGCACTTCCTCCACAACGGCATCAAGGATTTCGACGAACCCGGCATCTTCGTCACCTTCGAGGAATCGCCCCTAGACATCCTGCGCAACTCCGCCAGTTTCGGCTGGAACCTGCAGGAGATGGTCGAGCAGGACAAGTTATTCATCCTTGATGCCTCGCCAGATCCCGACGGCCAGGACGTGGCTGGCAGCTTTGATCTCTCGGGTCTGATCGAGCGGATTAACTACGCCATCCGCAAGTACAAGGCCAAGCGCGTCGCCATTGATTCGATCACGGCGGTGTTCCAGCAATACGACGCAGTCTTTGTGGTGCGTCGTGAGATTTTCCGCTTGATCGCCCGGCTCAAGGAAATTGGCGTCACCACGGTGATGACCACCGAGCGCATCGACGAGTACGGCCCGATTGCCCGTTACGGCGTTGAAGAATTTGTTTCCGACAACGTGGTGATCCTTCGCAACGTGCTCGAGGGAGAGCGGCGTCGGCGCACTGTTGAAATCCTCAAGCTGCGGGGCACCACCCACATGAAGGGCGAGTTCCCTTTCACCATGGGGACCCACGGCATCAGCATCTTCCCGCTGGGGGCCATGCGCCTAACTCAGCGATCGTCCAACGTGCGGGTGAGCTCTGGTGTGCCCCGTCTGGACGACATGTGTGGTGGTGGTTTCTTCAAGGATTCGATCATCCTCGCCACCGGAGCCACAGGAACAGGCAAGACGATGCTCGTCTCCAAATTCATCGAAGATGCCTGCCGCAACAAGGAACGAGCGATCCTGTTTGCCTATGAGGAATCGCGAGCCCAGCTACTGCGGAACGGCACCAGCTGGGGCATCGACTTCGAGCAGATGGAGCAGGACGGTCTGCTCAAGATCATCTGCGCTTACCCCGAATCAACGGGCCTTGAAGATCACCTGCAGATCATCAAGACGGAGATCAGCCAATTCAAGCCCTCGCGGATGGCGATCGACTCCCTCTCTGCCCTGGCTCGTGGTGTGAGCCACAACGCCTTCCGACAGTTCGTGATCGGTGTGACCGGTTACGCCAAGCAGGAGGAGATCGCTGGTTTCTTCACGAACACTTCCGAGGAGTTCATGGGCAGCCACTCGATCACCGACTCCCATATCTCCACCATCACCGACACGATCCTGCTGCTGCAGTACGTGGAGATCCGCGGGGAGATGGCCCGAGCCTTGAACGTGTTCAAGATGCGTGGCTCCTGGCACGACAAGGGCATCCGCGAATTTGTGATTACGGGCAATGGTCCGCAGATCAAGGATTCCTTCTCCAACTTTGAGCGGATCATTTCCGGTGTGCCCCATCGGGTGACCACCGATGAGCGCAGCGAGTTGTCGCGAATTGCCCGCGGTGTTTCCACCGAGGACTGACCTAGAGCTCTGCGGACTCTGCGATGGCATTGCGGCTGCGTCGTTCCGCCTGCAGTTGCAGCTCATCCTTGTCGGCTTCTGCTAGCGGAAGCTCAAACCAGAAAGTGGTGCCGATCTCGGGCTCGCTCACCATTTGTACTTGTGCACCGTGCTTCTCGAGGATGCCCCGCACGATCGAGAGCCCCAGTCCGGTGCCCACTTCCGTGTGAACGGCATTTTCCACTCGGAAGAAACGATCGAAGATGCGTTCCTGATCGGAGTTACTGATCCCGCAGCCCGTGTCGGCGATCTCCACCCTCAACTTGGGCAGCGGTGAGGTGAGGGCGCAGGTGGGTCCGTCACTTCCCGTGATCGCTGTCCCCTCCACCGAACATGTGTCGGGCCAGGGATAGGCCCGCAGCGCCAGGGGACCACCGGGTCGGCTGAACTTGAGGGCATTGCCCATCAGGTTGTCGAGCACTTGGAGCAGCAGGTCCCAGTTGCCCAACACGTCAGGCAGATCTTCGGGCGCATCGAGAACCAGTTCCACCTGGCGCTCTTCCGCATTCAGCCGGTAAGTGCGCAGGGTCTGTTCCATCGCTGGTCGCATGCTGATCGGTTCGAACTGCAGGGTTCGACCCGACTCCAGCCTGGAGAGATCCAGCACATCGTTCACCAGCCGGGTGAGCCGATCGGTTTCATCGTTGGCAACTCCAAGAAACTCTTTCTGCTCATCGGGGCTGAGCTGGTCGCCGAGGTCATGCAGGGTTTCGACGTAGCTCTTGATGTTGAACAGCGGCGTGCGCAGTTCATGGGAGACGTTGCTGATGAAACGGCTCTGGGCTGCATTCAGCTCCACCTCCCGTGTGAGGTCCTGGATGGTGACGGCGATGCCTTTGAGGGTTTCACCACTGGCATCACGCACGGCCTGCAGAACAATGCGCAGTGTGCGGGCTGGTTCCCCCACGCTGCAGCGAAGGTCTTCACTATCTGAGCCGCCACCGAGCAGGGCATCGAGGGGGCTGTGCAGCTCGATCGCCAACAGTTCAGGCAGTTCCCCCACCAGCTCCTGGCCTTCCAAGCTGCGCCCTTCCCAGCGGAACAGGCGCCGCGCCGTTGGATTGGCCAGCACGATGCGGCCGTCGGCGTCGAGCAGCATGGCGCCATCGGCCATGGTGGCGATCAACGACTGCTGCTTCACTTGCGCGGCCGTGAGCTCCTCGATGTTGGCTTCGTCATATGCCTCGAGCTGGGAGGCCATGGCGTTGAAGCCGGTGAGCAATTCCCCCAGTTCTCCGCCCACCGGCAGGTCAACCCGGGCGCCGAAGTTGCCGGAGGCGACGGAGCGCACCCCCCGCAGCAGTTCCTTCACCGGTCGGGTGATGGTGAGGGCATTGAACACCGCGCCCAGGATCACCAACACCCAGATTGAGATGAACACAGCCACGGTCACCTCCCGGGTGAGGGCGGCACTGGCCAGGGCGGTTTCATTCGGGTTCACCCCGAGGCCGAGAACGCCGTAGTACTGCCCCCCCCGGATCAGGGGGACGAACACATCGGTGACAGCACCCTGGGGCGTGAGATGTTGCCGCACCAGGGGGTTCTGGGGGCGTCGACGCAGCTCATCGGGCAGTTCCAGCCGTCGGTTGAGACGGAGCTCGCCATCGCCACTGCTGGGGGTGGCGCTGATGGGGATTCCCAGATAGACGACGCCTTCGGGATCGGCAAAGAAGATGTAGCGGACGCTGCGGCTGGAGCGCCAGAACTTTTCGGCGACGTTGGCCAGCTCACGGTCCTGCCCCTGCGCCACCAGCTCGGTGACGTTGCCGGCTAGCAGCAAGCCCAGATCCCTGGCGTAGCGCGTGTCGTTCATCACGGCATCGCGCTGGATTCCGTTCAGCGCGAAGAAGGTGATGCCCGTCATCATCAGGCTCACCACAAGT
This window harbors:
- a CDS encoding cyclopropane-fatty-acyl-phospholipid synthase family protein, producing MPQLRSSTDVDVSAFLADGLGIKQHLSRYLDLTLEQLEQRLPSSTDDLADLHPGAFRPEDATAFYEDTVGTGHLLELAAWHLSSADYIADTLRLQGMAVQGQVLDFGGGIGTHALSAAALPGVDHVWFVDLNPHNQAFVQQRAQSLGLADKLSVHRDLSSTGDVRFDAVVCLDVLEHLPDPSAQLLEFHQRMAPGAIALLNWYFFKGHQGEYPFHFDDPALVDGFFRTLQVQFLEVFHPLLITARLYRRS
- the rpmA gene encoding 50S ribosomal protein L27, giving the protein MAHKKGTGSTRNGRDSNAKRLGVKAYGGETVTAGSILIRQRGTSVLPGVNVGKGKDDTLFALTDGIVKFESIRRGLRNRKRINITAAI
- the rplU gene encoding 50S ribosomal protein L21; the protein is MADTKPAAEQSGTYAIVEASGTQIWLQPNRYYDIDRLQAEVDDTIKLENVLLVKDGKGTTLGQPYVKDATVSLKVMAHRRGPKVIVYKMRPKKKTRRKNGHRQELTRVMVESISVGGKAIS
- a CDS encoding circadian clock protein KaiA, yielding MARPALTVALVLASPALVEACRPWLPANRYESVVLTVDPGETLASVLGPRQEDFDAVVLEQSLLDAEAKEQLLAAGLLFPAVIVGDLKGQVDYHPEELHLPDDQLAQLGYNVDAAISRFLRQGRADGRQDDSSSSSRAVSNLSQRLQERLGYLGVFYKRDPSRFLGSLPPEERRDLLLSLQRTYRDLLASYFSDPAAANQALESFVNTAFFSDLPITRTVEIHVDLIDEFWKQLSLEGHKHDFLQDYRLALLDVMAHLCEMYRRSIPPDFPLSGTASSRVRRPMDQLDASEESS
- the kaiB gene encoding circadian clock protein KaiB, yielding MSPRKTYILKLYVAGNTPNSMRALKTLRNILETEFRGVYALKVIDVLKNPQLAEEDKILATPTLSKILPPPVRRIIGDLSDRERVLIGLDLLYDELSDTALNSSVIDAVDEETDTTITSDP
- the kaiC gene encoding circadian clock protein KaiC, which codes for MQFPPTSGQPQMQVQKLPTGIEGFDDVCQGGLPIGRSTLISGTSGTGKTVFSLHFLHNGIKDFDEPGIFVTFEESPLDILRNSASFGWNLQEMVEQDKLFILDASPDPDGQDVAGSFDLSGLIERINYAIRKYKAKRVAIDSITAVFQQYDAVFVVRREIFRLIARLKEIGVTTVMTTERIDEYGPIARYGVEEFVSDNVVILRNVLEGERRRRTVEILKLRGTTHMKGEFPFTMGTHGISIFPLGAMRLTQRSSNVRVSSGVPRLDDMCGGGFFKDSIILATGATGTGKTMLVSKFIEDACRNKERAILFAYEESRAQLLRNGTSWGIDFEQMEQDGLLKIICAYPESTGLEDHLQIIKTEISQFKPSRMAIDSLSALARGVSHNAFRQFVIGVTGYAKQEEIAGFFTNTSEEFMGSHSITDSHISTITDTILLLQYVEIRGEMARALNVFKMRGSWHDKGIREFVITGNGPQIKDSFSNFERIISGVPHRVTTDERSELSRIARGVSTED
- a CDS encoding ATP-binding protein, coding for MSSGSGAAIADWALPPNGKPPGEDQNLWDRITAWWAEFTLQTKLLAIATLVVSLMMTGITFFALNGIQRDAVMNDTRYARDLGLLLAGNVTELVAQGQDRELANVAEKFWRSSRSVRYIFFADPEGVVYLGIPISATPSSGDGELRLNRRLELPDELRRRPQNPLVRQHLTPQGAVTDVFVPLIRGGQYYGVLGLGVNPNETALASAALTREVTVAVFISIWVLVILGAVFNALTITRPVKELLRGVRSVASGNFGARVDLPVGGELGELLTGFNAMASQLEAYDEANIEELTAAQVKQQSLIATMADGAMLLDADGRIVLANPTARRLFRWEGRSLEGQELVGELPELLAIELHSPLDALLGGGSDSEDLRCSVGEPARTLRIVLQAVRDASGETLKGIAVTIQDLTREVELNAAQSRFISNVSHELRTPLFNIKSYVETLHDLGDQLSPDEQKEFLGVANDETDRLTRLVNDVLDLSRLESGRTLQFEPISMRPAMEQTLRTYRLNAEERQVELVLDAPEDLPDVLGNWDLLLQVLDNLMGNALKFSRPGGPLALRAYPWPDTCSVEGTAITGSDGPTCALTSPLPKLRVEIADTGCGISNSDQERIFDRFFRVENAVHTEVGTGLGLSIVRGILEKHGAQVQMVSEPEIGTTFWFELPLAEADKDELQLQAERRSRNAIAESAEL